The following proteins are co-located in the Doryrhamphus excisus isolate RoL2022-K1 chromosome 3, RoL_Dexc_1.0, whole genome shotgun sequence genome:
- the LOC131125059 gene encoding H-2 class II histocompatibility antigen, E-S beta chain-like isoform X1 yields the protein MASSLQSFFLLCLTLYTADGFLLYFESRCVFNSTELKDIEYILSYYYNKLEIIRFSSTLGKFVGYTEFGVKNAARWNADPLRMEEVRRRKELVCKPNIDDEYQAALTKSVKPSVRLHLEWPSGGQHTAMLVCSVYDFYPKLIRVTWLRDGQEVTSDVTSTHEMADGDWYYQVHSQLVYNPGSGEKISCMVEHASLQEPLHTDWGNTCSCPSPVVFLTDLSDSFHKDPSRPKSETNQLAIGASGLVLGLVLCLGGYVYYRRKSSGRILVPTN from the exons ATGGCTTCTTCACTTCAgagcttcttcctcctctgccTCACCCTCTACACAGCAG ACGGCTTCCTGCTCTATTTTGAGTCGCGCTGTGTATTTAACTCGACTGAGCTGAAGGACATAGAGTACATCTTATCTTACTATTACAACAAATTGGAAATAATCCGCTTCAGCAGCACTTTGGGGAAGTTTGTTGGCTACACCGAGTTTGGTGTTAAAAACGCCGCCAGATGGAACGCAGATCCTCTCCGCATGGAAGAAGTGAGAAGACGAAAGGAGTTGGTCTGTAAACCCAACATTGACGATGAATACCAGGCTGCGCTCACCAAGTCAG TCAAACCTTCCGTCAGACTCCACTTAGAGTGGCCTTCTGGTGGCCAACACACCGCCATGTTGGTGTGCAGCGTCTACGACTTCTACCCCAAGCTAATCCGGGTCACCTGGCTGAGAGACGGACAGGAAGTCACGTCGGATGTCACCTCCACACACGAGATGGCTGATGGGGATTGGTACTACCAAGTCCACTCTCAACTGGTCTACAATCCCGG GTCCGGAGAGAAGATTTCCTGCATGGTGGAACACGCCAGTCTCCAGGAACCGCTGCACACCGACTGGGGTAACACATGTTCTTGTCCGTCACCTGTTGTCTTCCTCACTGACTTGTCTGACTCTTTCCACAAAGATCCGTCACGCCCCAAGTCAGAGACCAATCAGTTGGCCATTGGGGCATCAGGACTGGTTCTGGGGCTGGTCTTGTGCCTGGGAGGCTACGTATACTATCGCAGGAAGTCTTCAG GACGGATTCTGGTTCCTACCAACTAA
- the LOC131125059 gene encoding H-2 class II histocompatibility antigen, E-S beta chain-like isoform X3 produces MASSLQSFFLLCLTLYTADGFLLYFESRCVFNSTELKDIEYILSYYYNKLEIIRFSSTLGKFVGYTEFGVKNAARWNADPLRMEEVRRRKELVCKPNIDDEYQAALTKSVKPSVRLHLEWPSGGQHTAMLVCSVYDFYPKLIRVTWLRDGQEVTSDVTSTHEMADGDWYYQVHSQLVYNPGSGEKISCMVEHASLQEPLHTDWDPSRPKSETNQLAIGASGLVLGLVLCLGGYVYYRRKSSGRILVPTN; encoded by the exons ATGGCTTCTTCACTTCAgagcttcttcctcctctgccTCACCCTCTACACAGCAG ACGGCTTCCTGCTCTATTTTGAGTCGCGCTGTGTATTTAACTCGACTGAGCTGAAGGACATAGAGTACATCTTATCTTACTATTACAACAAATTGGAAATAATCCGCTTCAGCAGCACTTTGGGGAAGTTTGTTGGCTACACCGAGTTTGGTGTTAAAAACGCCGCCAGATGGAACGCAGATCCTCTCCGCATGGAAGAAGTGAGAAGACGAAAGGAGTTGGTCTGTAAACCCAACATTGACGATGAATACCAGGCTGCGCTCACCAAGTCAG TCAAACCTTCCGTCAGACTCCACTTAGAGTGGCCTTCTGGTGGCCAACACACCGCCATGTTGGTGTGCAGCGTCTACGACTTCTACCCCAAGCTAATCCGGGTCACCTGGCTGAGAGACGGACAGGAAGTCACGTCGGATGTCACCTCCACACACGAGATGGCTGATGGGGATTGGTACTACCAAGTCCACTCTCAACTGGTCTACAATCCCGG GTCCGGAGAGAAGATTTCCTGCATGGTGGAACACGCCAGTCTCCAGGAACCGCTGCACACCGACTGGG ATCCGTCACGCCCCAAGTCAGAGACCAATCAGTTGGCCATTGGGGCATCAGGACTGGTTCTGGGGCTGGTCTTGTGCCTGGGAGGCTACGTATACTATCGCAGGAAGTCTTCAG GACGGATTCTGGTTCCTACCAACTAA
- the LOC131125059 gene encoding rano class II histocompatibility antigen, A beta chain-like isoform X2, whose translation MASSLQSFFLLCLTLYTADGFLLYFESRCVFNSTELKDIEYILSYYYNKLEIIRFSSTLGKFVGYTEFGVKNAARWNADPLRMEEVRRRKELVCKPNIDDEYQAALTKSVKPSVRLHLEWPSGGQHTAMLVCSVYDFYPKLIRVTWLRDGQEVTSDVTSTHEMADGDWYYQVHSQLVYNPGSGEKISCMVEHASLQEPLHTDWGNTCSCPSPVVFLTDLSDSFHKDPSRPKSETNQLAIGASGLVLGLVLCLGGYVYYRRKSSGST comes from the exons ATGGCTTCTTCACTTCAgagcttcttcctcctctgccTCACCCTCTACACAGCAG ACGGCTTCCTGCTCTATTTTGAGTCGCGCTGTGTATTTAACTCGACTGAGCTGAAGGACATAGAGTACATCTTATCTTACTATTACAACAAATTGGAAATAATCCGCTTCAGCAGCACTTTGGGGAAGTTTGTTGGCTACACCGAGTTTGGTGTTAAAAACGCCGCCAGATGGAACGCAGATCCTCTCCGCATGGAAGAAGTGAGAAGACGAAAGGAGTTGGTCTGTAAACCCAACATTGACGATGAATACCAGGCTGCGCTCACCAAGTCAG TCAAACCTTCCGTCAGACTCCACTTAGAGTGGCCTTCTGGTGGCCAACACACCGCCATGTTGGTGTGCAGCGTCTACGACTTCTACCCCAAGCTAATCCGGGTCACCTGGCTGAGAGACGGACAGGAAGTCACGTCGGATGTCACCTCCACACACGAGATGGCTGATGGGGATTGGTACTACCAAGTCCACTCTCAACTGGTCTACAATCCCGG GTCCGGAGAGAAGATTTCCTGCATGGTGGAACACGCCAGTCTCCAGGAACCGCTGCACACCGACTGGGGTAACACATGTTCTTGTCCGTCACCTGTTGTCTTCCTCACTGACTTGTCTGACTCTTTCCACAAAGATCCGTCACGCCCCAAGTCAGAGACCAATCAGTTGGCCATTGGGGCATCAGGACTGGTTCTGGGGCTGGTCTTGTGCCTGGGAGGCTACGTATACTATCGCAGGAAGTCTTCAGGTAGCACTTGA
- the LOC131125058 gene encoding H-2 class II histocompatibility antigen, A-U alpha chain-like gives MLTTFKVLYLVTGDVTNCLHCDWLSSVCCCCLFCLVLPNQASEQKLKTRKMKASLLLLLLLCGVSADNLHEELNVCGCSDADGEYVITLDGEILWFADFANNKAVEPQPDFIAHIPFREGSFERAQVNLDVCKQNLNTSRQAMKDLPLVSEAPSLLFVYSRDEVVLGEKNTLICHVTGFYPAPVTVRWTRNGERVSPGGLTSSPFPNKDGSFQQTSQLEFTPQKGDIYNCIVEHRPTKALQSDMWEIEAKQPGIGPAVFCGVGLIVGLVGVATGTFFLIKGNQCS, from the exons ATGTTAACTACTTTCAAAGTGCTCTACCTGGTCACTGGTGATGTCACTAATTgtctgcactgtgattggctgagctCGGTTTGCTGCTGTTGCTTGTTCTGCCTTGTCCTGCCTAACCAAGCGTCAGAACAGAAGTTGAAAACAAGGAAGATGAAGGCGTCGCTGCTGCTCCTCTTGCTCCTCTGTGGCGTCTCAGCAGACA ATCTCCATGAGGAATTGAATGTGTGCGGCTGTTCTGACGCGGATGGTGAATATGTTATCACTCTGGATGGCGAGATCTTGTGGTTTGCTGACTTCGCCAACAACAAAGCGGTGGAACCTCAGCCCGACTTCATTGCACACATTCCTTTCAGAGAAGGATCTTTTGAGAGAGCTCAAGTCAATCTGGACGTCTGCAAACAAAACCTGAACACCAGCCGACAGGCAATGAAGGATCTGCCACTAGTGTCTG AGGCTCCCTCGCTTCTGTTTGTCTACTCGAGAGATGAGGTGGTGCTCGGAGAGAAGAACACTCTTATCTGTCATGTGACCGGGTTCTATCCGGCACCTGTCACAGTGCGCTGGACCAGGAACGGTGAGCGCGTGAGCCCAGGGGGACTCACCAGCTCCCCGTTTCCCAACAAAGACGGTTCTTTTCAACAGACATCTCAACTGGAGTTCACTCCCCAAAAGGGAGACATTTACAACTGCATCGTGGAGCACAGGCCCACTAAGGCGCTGCAAAGCGATATGTGGG aGATTGAGGCCAAGCAGCCGGGTATCGGacctgctgttttttgtggagTTGGACTGATTGTTGGACTTGTTGGCGTGGCCACCGGTACATTCTTCCTTATCAAAGGGAACCAATGCAGCTGA